AGCCAGGCCGGGGACGGCGCGGAGGGGTCGATGCCGCGGACGATCCGCGCGACGTACCGGCTGCATCCGACGCGGTCGCGGATCGGAGCGTCATCCGCCAACCGGACCGGAAAGCCTGCGCCACCCGCCGCCGGGGCGCGCTGCGCGAGTGCAGTGACCGGATCGGTGAACTTCGCGCCGGTCGCGTGCGAATACTCCCGGGCCACACCGCGCAGGCTGAAACAGTAGCCACGGTCCGGCGTCACGTTGATCTCGACGGTCTCACGGTCCAACCCGAGCAACGCGATGGCGTCCTGACCAGGCGTCAGGTCCACACCGGGCAGCCGCTCAGCCAGTTGGATGATGCCACCGGAGCCGTCGTCGGGAAGGCCGAGTTCGTCTGCGGCACAGATCATTCCGGCCGAGACGTGGCCGTAGGTCTTGCGGGCGGCGATCGCGAAACCACCCGGCAGCACCGCGCCGGGCAACACGACGACCACGAAGTCGCCGACGCCGAAGTTGTGTGCACCACAGACGATGCCCTGCGGCTCACCCGTCCCGTTGGCATCGCCGACGTCGACGGTGCACCAGTTGATGACCTTGCCGTTCTTCTGCGGCTCGGGGTCCTGGGTGAGGACCTTGCCGACCACTAACGGGCCGGTCAGGTCGCCGCCGTGCAAACCCTCTTCCTCCAGGCCGACCTTCACCAGGGCAGCAGCGACGTCCGCGCCGCGCACTCCCGGTGCCAGATCGACGTACTCCCCCAGCCAATCGAGCGGAACCCGCATCAGATCTCCATCCCGAACTGCGCGTCGAAGCGCACGTCTCCCTCGATCATTTCGCGCATGTCCGCCACCCCCGTGCGGAACATCAGCGCCCGGTCCACACCCATCCCGAAGGCGAACCCGCTGAACCGGTCGGTGTCGATACCGCACGCGCGCAGGACGTTCTGGTTGACCATGCCGCAGCCACCCCATTCGATCCAGCCGGTGCCGCTGCACGCCCGGCAGTCCGGGTCGGTGCCCCGGCACACGAAGCAGCGCAGGTCCATCTCGGCGCTCGGCTCGGTGAAGGGGAAGTACGACGGGCGCAGGCGGGTCGTGATGCCCTCCCCGAAGAGTTCGCTGGCCAAACGGTCCAGGGTGCCCTTGAGGTGGGCCATCGTGATGCCCTCGTCGACCGCCAGGCCCTCGACCTGGTGGAAGGCCGGCATGTGGGTGGCGTCGAGTTCGTCGGTGCGGAAGACCCGGCCGATGCAGGCGACGTACAGCGGTGCGCCCCGCTCCAGCATGGCGCGCGCCTGGATCGGTGAGGTGTGGGTTCGCAGCACCAGACCAGCCGACGGCGGGTCGACGTAGAAGGTGTCCTGCATCTGGCGGGCCGGATGGTCGACGTCGAAGTTCAGTGCGTCGAAGTTGAACCATTCGGCTTCGATCTCCGGGCCTTCGGCGATCTCCCAGCCCATCCCGACCATGATGTCGGCGATCCGGGTGCCCATGAGCTCGATCGGGTGCCGGTGACCAAGCGGCTCGCGGTGCGGCAC
The window above is part of the Branchiibius hedensis genome. Proteins encoded here:
- a CDS encoding phenylalanine--tRNA ligase subunit alpha is translated as MSGPNTSYDPVEVSVLDPAAIDEAVSAALTATAAASSLDDLKAVRTAHAGDKSPLALANREIGALPPTAKAEAGKRVGQARGRVGQALKERQAELEEERDQRILIDEAVDMTLVPHREPLGHRHPIELMGTRIADIMVGMGWEIAEGPEIEAEWFNFDALNFDVDHPARQMQDTFYVDPPSAGLVLRTHTSPIQARAMLERGAPLYVACIGRVFRTDELDATHMPAFHQVEGLAVDEGITMAHLKGTLDRLASELFGEGITTRLRPSYFPFTEPSAEMDLRCFVCRGTDPDCRACSGTGWIEWGGCGMVNQNVLRACGIDTDRFSGFAFGMGVDRALMFRTGVADMREMIEGDVRFDAQFGMEI